Proteins co-encoded in one Arachis hypogaea cultivar Tifrunner chromosome 11, arahy.Tifrunner.gnm2.J5K5, whole genome shotgun sequence genomic window:
- the LOC112723525 gene encoding pathogenesis-related protein PR-1 — protein MSHPTHSLWCFATVTITLLLLLASSAAQDATLPAQQQLTQNRQRSLASQFLVPQNAARSVLRLRPLTWSAKLTRYAQWYANQRRNDCALQHSNGPYGENIFWGSGTGWSPAQAVDAWVSERQYYNYWRNSCANGEMCGHYTQVVWSSTRKVGCAVVTCNGGKGQFMTCNYDPPGNYIGERPY, from the coding sequence ATGAGCCACCCCACACATTCTCTGTGGTGCTTCGCCACCGTCACCATCACCCTCCTTCTATTGTTGGCCTCATCAGCCGCACAAGACGCCACTCTCCCAGCCCAACAACAACTAACTCAAAATCGACAAAGGAGCCTAGCAAGCCAGTTTCTAGTCCCCCAGAATGCCGCACGGTCCGTGCTGCGGTTGCGTCCGCTGACGTGGAGCGCAAAACTCACGCGCTACGCGCAGTGGTATGCGAACCAGAGGCGCAACGACTGTGCGCTGCAGCATTCGAACGGACCGTACGGCGAAAACATATTTTGGGGGAGTGGAACTGGGTGGAGCCCGGCCCAAGCGGTCGACGCTTGGGTGTCGGAGCGGCAATACTACAACTATTGGCGCAACTCTTGCGCCAATGGTGAAATGTGTGGACATTACACTCAAGTTGTTTGGAGCTCAACTAGGAAAGTTGGGTGCGCTGTGGTTACATGCAATGGTGGTAAGGGTCAGTTCATGACATGTAACTATGATCCTCCCGGAAACTACATCGGAGAAAGACCTTATTGA